One genomic segment of Sanyastnella coralliicola includes these proteins:
- a CDS encoding TlpA family protein disulfide reductase, which translates to MINSILKFSLILALGMFTIHADAQDNKIRLKIKGVENQEVYLANYYGEKLYYNDTTMADANGYFEFQGKPFEECGKYAVVAPGPKFFDIIVSQEDIYLETDTSDLINNLTVHKSDENEQFFNYLHFIQRKRNARAPFDAVLADSLKSDKQKEQARAEIKQLNDDVQQYQKDLIAKHPELLFTKLMQMTLDVEVPEAPEGVEDAQTWKYYYYRNHYWDRVDFSDPRLVRDQMFHRVLDKYWTKVLPQIPDSLLKEAFALVERADNYDMFKYFTHHITYAAESSNIMCMDKVFVGMVDRYYRTGKADWLDEEATTKILDRAKDLRYTVCGEPVPNIILPDTTLTNWVNLYEIDSKYTVIAIWESTCGHCKKEMPKLQELSEEWSDKGLKVFAIGNDFETEPWVEFIRDKELDGWYHVSDNPAINATDSATKLISSGITTLLSLNFRSTFDVFSTPKVFLLDEDKRVIAKQLSAEQIGELLKRLEAEDNPTGDVPPAETPKEEKAVREERG; encoded by the coding sequence ATGATCAATTCTATCCTGAAATTTAGCTTGATCCTTGCCTTAGGTATGTTTACCATCCATGCCGACGCACAAGACAATAAGATCCGCTTGAAGATCAAAGGGGTCGAGAATCAGGAAGTCTACCTGGCCAATTATTACGGCGAAAAACTCTACTACAACGATACTACCATGGCTGATGCCAATGGATACTTCGAGTTCCAAGGAAAGCCGTTCGAGGAATGTGGGAAGTACGCCGTTGTTGCACCAGGACCGAAATTCTTTGACATCATCGTCAGTCAAGAAGATATCTACCTCGAAACAGATACGAGCGACCTAATCAACAACCTTACAGTTCACAAGTCAGACGAGAACGAGCAGTTCTTCAATTACTTGCATTTCATCCAACGCAAACGAAATGCGCGTGCGCCTTTTGATGCTGTGTTGGCTGATTCATTGAAGTCTGATAAACAAAAAGAGCAAGCACGTGCTGAGATCAAACAACTGAACGATGATGTTCAGCAATACCAGAAAGATCTCATCGCCAAGCACCCAGAATTACTCTTCACCAAGCTGATGCAGATGACCTTGGACGTTGAAGTGCCTGAAGCCCCAGAAGGTGTGGAAGACGCTCAGACATGGAAGTACTACTACTACCGCAATCATTATTGGGATCGCGTAGATTTCTCTGACCCACGTCTTGTGCGTGACCAGATGTTCCACCGGGTGCTTGATAAGTACTGGACGAAAGTGCTACCTCAAATCCCTGACTCGTTGTTGAAAGAGGCATTTGCGTTGGTTGAACGTGCTGACAACTACGACATGTTTAAGTACTTCACTCATCACATTACCTACGCTGCTGAGTCATCCAATATTATGTGTATGGATAAGGTATTCGTAGGAATGGTTGATCGCTACTACCGCACAGGCAAAGCTGATTGGCTTGATGAAGAAGCAACAACAAAGATTCTTGACCGAGCTAAGGACTTGAGATACACGGTTTGCGGAGAACCTGTTCCCAACATTATCTTGCCAGATACAACCCTCACAAACTGGGTAAACCTCTACGAGATAGACTCGAAGTACACTGTAATTGCCATCTGGGAATCAACCTGTGGACACTGTAAGAAGGAGATGCCAAAGCTTCAGGAACTCTCAGAAGAGTGGAGCGATAAAGGTCTAAAGGTGTTTGCCATTGGAAACGACTTTGAAACTGAACCTTGGGTAGAGTTCATTCGCGATAAGGAACTTGATGGTTGGTACCACGTATCTGACAACCCTGCGATCAATGCCACTGACTCCGCTACCAAGCTTATCAGTTCGGGTATTACTACGCTTCTCAGCTTGAATTTCCGTTCAACTTTTGATGTATTCTCAACTCCTAAGGTCTTCTTGCTTGATGAGGATAAGAGAGTGATTGCAAAGCAATTGAGCGCAGAGCAAATCGGAGAATTGTTGAAGCGATTAGAGGCCGAAGACAATCCCACAGGTGACGTCCCTCCTGCTGAAACACCAAAGGAAGAAAAGGCCGTGCGCGAAGAACGAGGATAG
- a CDS encoding antibiotic biosynthesis monooxygenase family protein encodes MFCVVYEFHVIPGKEDLFCQAWREMTELIYEFEGSLGSRLHQQSDTHFVAYAQWPSKERWENSGDRLPVIAEKISQDMKDSTLEIKTVYQLESTDDLLASAPFQS; translated from the coding sequence ATGTTTTGTGTTGTATATGAATTCCATGTCATCCCCGGAAAAGAAGATTTATTCTGCCAGGCTTGGCGCGAAATGACTGAGCTTATCTACGAATTCGAAGGTAGCCTCGGCTCAAGACTCCATCAACAAAGCGATACCCATTTCGTAGCCTATGCACAGTGGCCGTCGAAAGAACGATGGGAAAACTCAGGGGATCGACTTCCCGTGATAGCGGAAAAAATCAGTCAGGACATGAAGGATTCTACCCTTGAGATTAAAACAGTATACCAACTAGAGAGCACAGATGATCTCCTGGCCTCTGCCCCCTTCCAATCGTGA
- a CDS encoding T9SS type A sorting domain-containing protein encodes MRTLYLVGLFVLTSLYSIAQEWEEYQDDTLFTFETPFEHVLIPSDSSNLWVIAQPNKIKLDTAFTPQLALITDSINNYPINNHSSFDLILSSELNTTSVYFDYGFFVEFQHKMYSDTLTDGGYIEASYDGGETFENIIDQPSADVYWDVSPWNDFEYTNFNLYTDDDTLYNGERGYSGCFDWTQTNFGWGYIPVAPSGLLSTQVDTIILRFNFISDSLDTQKEGWMIDNFRFYAVDFGGFIGGPADANFTVGPIPAQQQVTVNFPVPYGQLRYEVYDLQGKVVKEIAESGTQASVIDIDDLPNGLYILRIWGDGINLGSARFIKD; translated from the coding sequence ATGAGAACACTCTACCTTGTTGGGCTTTTCGTTTTGACAAGCCTTTATTCTATCGCACAAGAATGGGAGGAATATCAAGATGACACACTATTCACCTTTGAAACTCCATTCGAGCATGTGCTAATACCCTCTGACTCCTCGAATCTATGGGTGATTGCTCAACCAAATAAAATCAAACTTGATACTGCCTTTACGCCACAACTGGCTTTGATTACTGACAGCATCAACAATTACCCGATCAATAACCACTCTTCTTTTGACCTTATACTTTCAAGTGAACTGAATACCACCAGCGTTTACTTCGATTATGGCTTTTTCGTTGAGTTTCAACATAAAATGTACTCAGATACATTGACAGATGGAGGCTACATAGAAGCCTCGTATGATGGCGGAGAAACTTTTGAAAACATTATCGATCAACCAAGTGCCGATGTATACTGGGATGTAAGTCCATGGAACGACTTCGAGTACACCAATTTCAACCTGTACACTGATGACGATACACTATATAATGGTGAACGAGGTTATTCTGGTTGTTTCGATTGGACTCAAACTAACTTTGGATGGGGTTATATTCCTGTGGCACCATCCGGGTTGCTTTCTACTCAAGTCGACACTATCATCTTGCGTTTTAACTTCATATCCGACAGCCTAGACACCCAGAAAGAAGGCTGGATGATCGATAACTTCCGCTTTTATGCTGTTGACTTCGGAGGTTTCATAGGCGGACCAGCTGACGCCAACTTCACAGTTGGCCCCATCCCAGCTCAGCAACAAGTGACAGTGAACTTCCCAGTGCCATACGGGCAGCTGCGCTATGAGGTCTATGATCTACAAGGAAAAGTGGTCAAGGAAATCGCTGAAAGCGGGACACAGGCTTCTGTCATCGACATTGACGATTTGCCTAATGGACTTTACATACTGCGTATTTGGGGAGATGGAATAAACCTAGGCTCTGCCCGATTTATCAAAGACTAG
- a CDS encoding cation transporter, which yields MNKTVYKISKMDCPSEENLLRMKLEEIEGVTHLDFEIDNRLMTVFHKGQVDEIDKSVFELNLGGKRISYERTDQIEFEDDSNQRKLLKFVLAINFVFFVIEICTGLISKSIGLIADSFDMLADSFVYGISLIAVGGTFIKKKRIARIAGYFQIFLAMIGFLEVLRRFFSAETIPDTSTMIIVSLLALAANSICLYILQKSKNKEEAHIKASMIFTSNDVIINVGVIIAAILVHWSNSNKPDLIVGTIVFALVIQGAYRILLLSR from the coding sequence ATGAATAAAACGGTTTACAAGATTTCAAAAATGGACTGCCCGTCTGAGGAAAATCTTCTTAGAATGAAACTAGAGGAGATTGAAGGAGTAACGCACTTAGATTTTGAGATTGATAATCGCTTGATGACCGTTTTTCATAAAGGACAAGTTGACGAAATAGATAAAAGTGTTTTTGAATTAAACTTAGGTGGAAAGAGAATCTCATATGAGAGAACGGATCAAATAGAGTTTGAAGACGATTCCAACCAAAGGAAGCTTCTTAAATTCGTTCTTGCCATAAATTTCGTCTTTTTTGTCATTGAGATTTGTACGGGACTGATTTCGAAATCAATAGGTCTTATCGCTGATAGTTTCGATATGCTTGCTGATAGTTTTGTGTATGGAATTAGCTTAATTGCGGTTGGCGGGACCTTTATTAAAAAAAAGCGCATTGCAAGGATTGCTGGATATTTTCAAATTTTCCTTGCGATGATCGGTTTCTTAGAAGTTTTGAGGAGGTTCTTTAGTGCTGAAACCATTCCCGACACTTCCACAATGATCATCGTATCTCTTCTCGCACTTGCCGCAAACTCAATTTGCCTTTACATTTTGCAAAAGTCGAAGAATAAAGAAGAGGCACACATTAAGGCGAGTATGATATTTACCTCAAACGATGTCATTATAAATGTGGGAGTAATCATCGCAGCAATTTTGGTTCATTGGTCAAATTCAAACAAACCTGATTTGATCGTGGGAACCATTGTTTTTGCACTCGTTATTCAAGGGGCATATCGCATCTTACTGCTAAGTAGATAG
- a CDS encoding DUF3703 domain-containing protein, with protein sequence MRFYTSMPKGLKPYYQKELIDYKREFDHENRAKAWNHLERAHIIGQKYPYAHSYVHWKMLQFGFKIKNWKEVVGQIPRLVFGGVKSFVGKIPVGNTGGANVPPLKPLPINEELISIFEKAGVPHEP encoded by the coding sequence ATGAGATTTTACACTTCTATGCCCAAAGGCTTAAAGCCTTACTACCAAAAGGAACTGATAGATTACAAAAGAGAGTTTGATCATGAGAACCGTGCTAAGGCATGGAACCATTTGGAGCGAGCACATATAATTGGACAAAAGTATCCTTACGCTCACAGCTACGTTCATTGGAAAATGCTACAATTCGGTTTTAAAATTAAGAACTGGAAGGAAGTAGTCGGACAGATTCCTAGACTAGTATTTGGAGGTGTCAAATCTTTCGTTGGAAAAATCCCAGTTGGTAACACGGGGGGTGCTAACGTGCCACCCTTGAAACCACTTCCTATAAATGAGGAATTGATTTCTATTTTTGAAAAAGCAGGCGTTCCGCATGAGCCTTGA
- a CDS encoding START-like domain-containing protein gives MDKEKFQREYLINASKGILYNCLSTPSGLSEWFADDVNIRKDVYTFLWDGAGEDARLLTKKREEYVKFKWLETEEDDDDKSFFELRIKIDALTGETALIVTDFAEEDELEEAQLLWDSQVDKLKRILGS, from the coding sequence ATGGATAAGGAAAAATTCCAACGAGAATACCTCATTAACGCCTCTAAAGGCATTCTATATAATTGTTTAAGTACTCCAAGCGGACTTTCTGAATGGTTCGCTGATGATGTAAACATCCGCAAAGATGTCTACACATTTCTGTGGGATGGCGCTGGTGAAGACGCCCGCCTTCTTACTAAAAAACGTGAAGAGTACGTTAAATTCAAGTGGCTCGAAACCGAAGAAGATGACGACGATAAGTCGTTCTTTGAACTTCGTATCAAGATCGATGCACTCACCGGTGAAACAGCCTTAATTGTCACTGATTTCGCTGAAGAGGATGAACTAGAAGAAGCGCAGCTACTTTGGGATAGCCAAGTAGACAAACTAAAGCGCATTCTAGGTTCGTAA
- a CDS encoding tRNA1(Val) (adenine(37)-N6)-methyltransferase produces MKIGTDGLVLGALAPCEGALQVLEVGTGTGVVSLMLAQRFPGIEITTLEIDEAAASEATQNVQGSPFSDRIEVTNTSFQSFLSDHQFDHIVSNPPFFQESLRSPRYQRSLARQDHGLSIFYLMDGGKRLLKPGGKMTIIWPYDRKEEFFDTAHDVALHPEQMTHLYTKPDREAKRIIVTLGHKETEMETNQLTVEDAFGEYSDDYKELLKDFLLIF; encoded by the coding sequence ATGAAAATCGGGACCGATGGATTGGTACTCGGTGCGCTAGCTCCTTGTGAAGGAGCTTTGCAGGTCTTGGAAGTAGGGACGGGGACAGGAGTGGTGAGCTTGATGCTTGCTCAGCGATTTCCTGGAATCGAGATCACGACGTTAGAGATTGATGAAGCCGCTGCCTCAGAGGCAACACAAAACGTGCAAGGATCTCCTTTCAGTGATCGTATTGAAGTCACCAACACCTCCTTTCAGTCTTTCTTGAGCGACCATCAGTTTGATCATATCGTTTCTAATCCACCTTTCTTTCAAGAGAGCCTGAGGTCTCCACGATACCAGCGTTCTTTGGCGCGTCAAGATCATGGTTTGTCGATCTTCTATCTGATGGATGGCGGAAAGCGTCTGCTTAAACCAGGAGGGAAGATGACCATCATTTGGCCATACGACCGAAAGGAAGAGTTCTTCGATACAGCGCATGATGTAGCGCTTCATCCTGAACAGATGACTCATTTGTACACCAAGCCGGATCGTGAAGCCAAACGGATCATTGTGACCTTAGGGCATAAAGAAACAGAGATGGAGACGAACCAACTCACGGTTGAAGATGCCTTTGGCGAGTATTCAGATGATTATAAGGAGCTTTTGAAAGACTTCCTTTTGATATTCTAG
- a CDS encoding transferase hexapeptide repeat family protein: MFYEFKGFIPVVHPSSYVHPLAAVTGNVIIGKDCYIGPGAAIRGDWGGIVIKDGCNVQENCTVHMFPGVTLTLDEGAHIGHGAIVHGANIGKNVLVGMNAVIMDEAEIGDGSIIGALSFVKAKTVVPPRSLVVGNPAKIIKEVSDDMLNWKTKGTALYQQLPGDIQEHMREVEPLSEIPDDRPSQEKLYETWEQLKKGE, translated from the coding sequence ATGTTTTACGAATTCAAAGGGTTCATCCCAGTTGTCCACCCATCTTCATACGTTCATCCGCTCGCCGCTGTGACGGGAAATGTCATCATCGGAAAAGACTGCTATATCGGACCAGGAGCTGCGATTCGTGGTGATTGGGGTGGTATTGTGATCAAAGATGGTTGTAATGTGCAAGAGAATTGCACAGTGCACATGTTCCCAGGCGTGACTTTAACCCTTGATGAAGGTGCGCACATAGGGCATGGAGCCATCGTACATGGAGCCAATATTGGTAAGAATGTACTCGTGGGCATGAATGCCGTGATTATGGATGAGGCAGAGATCGGCGACGGATCGATCATTGGCGCCTTGAGTTTCGTGAAAGCAAAGACAGTGGTTCCTCCTAGAAGTTTGGTCGTTGGCAACCCAGCTAAGATCATCAAGGAGGTCAGTGACGACATGCTTAACTGGAAGACAAAAGGCACCGCGCTATACCAGCAGCTCCCAGGAGATATTCAGGAGCATATGCGTGAAGTTGAGCCTCTGAGTGAAATTCCAGATGATCGTCCGTCACAAGAAAAGCTCTACGAAACCTGGGAACAACTGAAGAAGGGTGAGTAA
- a CDS encoding YdeI/OmpD-associated family protein, with the protein MSKVNPDAAQKIQAYLDKRDDAERAIITSIREAAHDAVAEIQDDYKWQWPCLNHHGLVCSYGAHKHHMVVHFFQGALINDTAEVLSVGPSGNAAMRTWKFTKDDPLDLDTFKAYVREAAANNAAGKKVDLTKTRKPLVIPEAFKKVLQSNEVWNTFDGMSYSNKKEYVEFFTEAKREETKERRMKKVIDLLAKGSGLNDKYK; encoded by the coding sequence ATGAGTAAGGTGAATCCAGATGCAGCGCAAAAGATCCAAGCCTACTTGGACAAACGTGATGATGCTGAGCGTGCGATAATTACTTCAATTCGTGAGGCAGCACACGATGCTGTTGCTGAGATTCAAGACGATTATAAATGGCAATGGCCTTGCCTCAATCATCACGGCTTGGTGTGCAGCTACGGCGCTCACAAGCATCATATGGTGGTTCATTTTTTCCAGGGTGCTTTGATTAACGATACTGCGGAGGTCTTGAGTGTTGGACCAAGCGGTAATGCAGCAATGCGCACATGGAAATTCACTAAAGACGATCCCCTTGACCTTGATACCTTTAAAGCGTACGTCCGTGAAGCTGCGGCGAACAATGCAGCAGGAAAAAAGGTCGACCTCACGAAGACGCGCAAACCATTGGTTATACCAGAAGCTTTCAAAAAAGTGCTGCAAAGCAACGAGGTCTGGAATACTTTCGATGGTATGAGCTATTCGAATAAGAAAGAATATGTAGAGTTCTTTACTGAAGCGAAACGTGAGGAGACGAAGGAACGCCGAATGAAAAAGGTGATTGACCTGTTGGCAAAAGGAAGCGGACTTAACGATAAGTACAAGTAA
- the pcaF gene encoding 3-oxoadipyl-CoA thiolase, translating into MKDAFLIDGIRTPIGNFGGTLAPVRTDDLAAHAIKALIERHPNLDLAAIEDVILGCANQAGEDNRNVARMAGLLAGLPWSVPGETVNRLCSSGLASAINASRAIQLNEGDVFIAGGVEHMTRGPWVISKVSKPFGRDAEMHDSSFGWRFVNKKMKELYGTDSMGQTAENLVDIYKISREDQDTFAYRSQMKAAEAQRNGRLAEEIVAVEIPRRKQDPLVFDQDEFIKPNSSMEVLGKLRAVFRKEGGTVTAGNASGLNDGAAALLMASEEGVKQHGLTPKARIVSSAVAGVEPRIMGIGPVEATNKALKRAGLSLNDLDIIELNEAFAAQSLACMRELGLDDDDPRVNPNGGAIAIGHPLGMTGARMLNSAAIELQKTGKRYALVTMCVGVGQGYAAIIERV; encoded by the coding sequence ATGAAAGACGCATTTCTTATAGACGGAATCCGCACTCCAATTGGAAATTTCGGAGGAACCTTAGCACCAGTAAGAACAGATGATTTGGCGGCACACGCGATCAAAGCATTAATCGAAAGACACCCAAATCTTGATCTGGCAGCCATTGAAGATGTCATCTTAGGTTGTGCCAATCAAGCGGGAGAAGATAATCGTAATGTCGCGCGCATGGCTGGTTTGCTAGCAGGCCTTCCTTGGAGTGTTCCTGGTGAAACAGTGAACCGACTATGTAGCTCAGGATTGGCTTCAGCCATCAATGCCTCACGTGCTATTCAGTTGAACGAAGGAGATGTATTTATTGCCGGTGGTGTAGAGCACATGACGCGAGGTCCATGGGTGATCTCAAAGGTGAGCAAGCCATTCGGGCGCGATGCAGAGATGCACGATTCAAGTTTCGGATGGCGCTTCGTCAATAAGAAGATGAAGGAACTCTACGGTACCGATTCAATGGGACAAACCGCAGAGAACCTGGTTGATATCTACAAGATCAGTCGAGAAGACCAAGATACCTTCGCTTACAGATCTCAAATGAAAGCAGCGGAAGCACAGCGCAATGGACGTTTGGCTGAGGAGATTGTTGCCGTGGAGATTCCAAGAAGAAAGCAAGACCCGTTGGTGTTTGACCAAGATGAATTTATCAAGCCAAACAGCTCGATGGAGGTGCTTGGGAAGTTGAGAGCTGTATTCCGCAAAGAAGGCGGAACGGTTACAGCTGGAAATGCTAGTGGATTGAATGATGGTGCAGCTGCTTTGTTGATGGCGTCTGAAGAAGGAGTGAAGCAACACGGACTGACTCCGAAGGCACGCATTGTAAGCTCTGCCGTAGCTGGTGTTGAACCACGAATTATGGGAATTGGTCCTGTAGAGGCAACGAACAAAGCATTGAAACGTGCTGGATTGAGCTTGAATGATCTAGACATCATAGAATTGAACGAAGCCTTCGCAGCTCAGAGTTTAGCATGTATGCGTGAGCTTGGTCTTGATGATGATGATCCGCGTGTCAATCCGAATGGTGGTGCGATTGCGATCGGACATCCACTGGGAATGACCGGAGCGCGGATGTTGAATTCAGCGGCTATTGAGCTTCAGAAAACTGGCAAGCGTTATGCTTTAGTAACGATGTGTGTTGGGGTAGGACAAGGATACGCGGCCATTATTGAGCGAGTATGA
- a CDS encoding glycosyltransferase, with translation MKIVIVSVFPPFRGGIAQFNEHMMSALVDQGHEVHAINFKRQYPQLIFPGKTQYLDDHREIANTPALLDSINPLSWKRTASHVNSLNADLVIIPYWTGYLAPALASVAHRCTAPVLGLLHNAIPHDAGSFQQKLGRRFIDACDRYITLSESVSNDLLRLRPNASVTQAFHPIYTHLGESLARNAASQLLGVDDDKKTLLFFGLIRPYKGLDVLLKAFNKLPSEYQLLVAGEAYEDQDKYEAMIDQAAKNRVVFSNGFIPDDEVNRWFSACDLVVLPYKSATQSGVTATALHFNKAIVASNVGGLSEYIDHESTGMLVPPLDETALSEAILRWFHGSDSALAREESIQKKKDQFSWKRFAQLITS, from the coding sequence GTGAAGATCGTGATCGTTTCTGTCTTCCCTCCGTTCCGTGGAGGTATTGCTCAATTTAACGAGCACATGATGAGTGCATTAGTGGACCAAGGACATGAGGTACACGCCATCAATTTCAAGCGTCAGTATCCTCAACTCATCTTTCCTGGGAAAACACAATACCTCGATGACCATCGCGAAATCGCCAATACCCCTGCACTTTTAGACTCCATCAACCCGCTTAGCTGGAAACGTACTGCGAGCCATGTAAACTCATTGAATGCCGACTTAGTCATCATTCCTTACTGGACCGGCTACCTGGCTCCTGCCCTTGCTTCGGTTGCACATCGTTGCACTGCTCCGGTTCTAGGATTGCTCCACAATGCGATTCCACATGACGCCGGAAGCTTTCAACAGAAACTTGGGAGACGTTTTATCGACGCCTGTGATCGCTACATCACGCTTTCTGAAAGTGTATCGAATGACCTTCTTCGATTGCGTCCCAATGCTTCGGTAACACAAGCTTTTCATCCAATTTACACTCATCTTGGTGAATCGCTAGCGCGGAACGCTGCTTCCCAGCTTCTTGGTGTAGACGATGACAAGAAAACACTGCTCTTCTTTGGATTGATTAGGCCTTACAAAGGACTTGACGTCTTGTTGAAAGCCTTCAATAAACTCCCTTCAGAATACCAACTATTAGTTGCAGGAGAAGCCTACGAAGATCAAGACAAATATGAGGCAATGATTGATCAAGCGGCCAAGAACAGAGTTGTCTTCTCCAATGGGTTCATTCCAGACGATGAAGTCAACCGTTGGTTTTCAGCATGTGACCTAGTGGTGTTACCCTATAAGTCTGCAACTCAAAGTGGTGTGACGGCTACAGCACTTCACTTCAATAAAGCGATCGTAGCATCGAACGTAGGTGGTCTCTCAGAATACATTGACCACGAATCCACAGGGATGTTGGTTCCACCTTTGGATGAGACCGCACTGAGCGAGGCCATTCTTCGCTGGTTTCACGGAAGCGATTCCGCGCTAGCGAGAGAAGAAAGCATACAAAAGAAAAAGGATCAATTCAGCTGGAAGCGATTCGCCCAGTTGATTACTTCGTGA
- a CDS encoding DoxX family protein — MKKSYPDIVALILRLGFGAAMLVHGVQKAEKLLGGFDKIKFADPIGIGEPATLVLAIFTELICAIALVLGYYTRIAAALLGVTMIVAMFIVHGGDPWAKKELAALYLIGYLASFLMGGGKYSITK; from the coding sequence ATGAAAAAGAGCTATCCAGATATCGTAGCATTGATCCTTCGACTTGGGTTCGGTGCAGCCATGCTTGTTCACGGTGTGCAAAAGGCAGAGAAACTGCTTGGAGGCTTTGATAAGATCAAATTCGCTGACCCTATTGGTATTGGTGAACCTGCCACCTTGGTTCTTGCCATCTTCACTGAGCTCATTTGCGCCATCGCATTGGTTCTAGGTTACTACACGCGTATCGCAGCCGCGTTGTTAGGGGTGACCATGATTGTAGCCATGTTCATTGTTCACGGGGGAGATCCATGGGCAAAGAAGGAGTTGGCAGCGCTCTATCTTATCGGATACCTAGCGTCGTTCTTGATGGGCGGTGGAAAGTATTCGATCACGAAGTAA